In Streptomyces sp. NBC_01381, a genomic segment contains:
- a CDS encoding Zn-ribbon domain-containing OB-fold protein, with protein sequence MATVPSPEVLRAPLVVEFPFTRSLGPVQSAFLTGLRERVVLGVRCGDGRTLVPPVEYDPVTAEEIRDLVEVAPTGTVTTWAWNHEPRRGQPLETPFAWVLVKLDGADTALLHALDAPGPDAVTTGMRVRIRWAAERSGAITDIACFETYEGEAGGVQSAPHDGVFGDPVTGIVAPARLDYTYSPGRAQSDYLGALADRKVVGERCPSCHKVYVPPRGACPTCGVATTEAVEVGPRGTVTTYCIVNIKAKNLDIEVPYVYAHIALDGADLALHARIAGIPYDQVRMGLRVEPVWSDGGRFPDHYRPTGEPDADYDTYKELV encoded by the coding sequence ATGGCTACCGTCCCCTCACCGGAGGTTCTGCGCGCCCCCCTCGTCGTCGAGTTTCCGTTCACGCGGTCCCTCGGGCCCGTGCAGAGTGCCTTCCTCACCGGGCTGCGTGAGCGGGTCGTGCTCGGTGTGCGGTGCGGTGACGGGCGGACGCTCGTGCCGCCCGTCGAGTACGACCCCGTCACCGCCGAGGAGATACGCGACCTGGTGGAGGTCGCCCCGACCGGCACCGTCACCACCTGGGCCTGGAACCACGAGCCCCGCCGCGGCCAGCCCCTCGAAACGCCCTTCGCCTGGGTCCTGGTGAAGCTCGACGGCGCCGACACCGCGCTCCTGCACGCCCTGGATGCGCCCGGCCCGGACGCGGTGACGACCGGCATGCGCGTGCGGATCCGGTGGGCCGCCGAACGGAGCGGTGCCATCACCGACATCGCCTGCTTCGAGACGTACGAAGGGGAAGCGGGCGGTGTCCAAAGTGCCCCGCACGACGGGGTGTTCGGGGATCCCGTCACCGGGATCGTCGCGCCCGCACGTCTCGACTACACGTACTCGCCCGGCCGCGCCCAGAGCGACTACCTGGGCGCCCTCGCCGACCGGAAGGTCGTCGGCGAACGCTGCCCCTCCTGCCACAAGGTCTACGTACCGCCCCGAGGAGCCTGCCCCACCTGTGGCGTCGCCACGACGGAGGCGGTCGAGGTCGGGCCGCGCGGCACCGTCACCACGTACTGCATCGTCAACATCAAGGCGAAGAACCTCGACATCGAAGTGCCCTATGTCTACGCGCACATCGCGCTCGACGGCGCCGATCTCGCCCTGCACGCGCGCATCGCGGGGATTCCGTACGACCAGGTGCGGATGGGCCTGCGCGTCGAACCCGTGTGGAGCGACGGCGGCCGCTTCCCCGATCACTACCGGCCCACCGGTGAGCCGGACGCCGACTACGACACGTACAAGGAGCTGGTGTAG
- a CDS encoding thiolase domain-containing protein → MPSVMRPGRDIAIVAFGQTDHRRSSDELSEVEMLMPVLHQVLDATGLKTSDIGFTCSGSSDYLAGRAFSFTMALDGVGAWPPISESHVEMDGAWALYEAWTKLLTGEADTALVYAYGKSSPGSVRDVLTRQLDPYYVAPLWPDSVALAALQAQALIDAGDTDEPALAGVASRSRRDASANSHAQLRGSVPQGEYVVRPLRTGDCPPVSDGAAAVILAAGDRARELCERPAWIRGIDHRIEAHSLGVRDLTDSPSSRLAAERAGAFERPVDTAELHAPFTAQEVVLRKALKLGDDVTVNPSGGALAANPVMAAGLIRLGEAAARIHRGASDRALAHATSGPCLQQNLVAVLEGDAR, encoded by the coding sequence ATGCCGTCCGTCATGCGGCCCGGCCGCGACATCGCCATCGTCGCCTTCGGGCAGACCGACCACCGGCGCTCCTCCGACGAGCTCTCCGAGGTGGAGATGCTCATGCCGGTCCTGCACCAGGTCCTCGACGCCACCGGCCTGAAGACCAGCGACATCGGCTTCACCTGCTCGGGGTCGTCCGACTATCTCGCGGGCCGCGCCTTTTCGTTCACGATGGCGCTCGACGGGGTGGGTGCCTGGCCGCCCATCTCCGAATCGCATGTCGAGATGGACGGGGCCTGGGCGCTGTACGAGGCGTGGACGAAGCTGCTCACCGGCGAGGCCGACACCGCGCTCGTGTACGCGTACGGCAAGTCGTCCCCCGGCTCGGTCCGCGACGTACTGACCCGCCAGCTCGACCCCTACTACGTGGCCCCGCTGTGGCCCGACTCGGTCGCGCTCGCCGCCCTCCAGGCGCAGGCCCTGATCGACGCGGGGGACACCGACGAGCCCGCGCTCGCCGGGGTGGCGTCACGCAGCCGCCGGGATGCCTCCGCCAACTCCCATGCCCAGCTGAGGGGTTCGGTGCCACAGGGCGAGTACGTCGTGCGTCCGCTGCGCACCGGCGACTGCCCGCCCGTCAGTGATGGGGCCGCCGCCGTGATCCTCGCCGCGGGGGACCGAGCCCGCGAACTGTGCGAGCGGCCCGCCTGGATCCGCGGGATCGACCACCGGATCGAGGCGCACAGCCTCGGCGTGCGCGATCTCACCGACTCGCCGTCCAGCAGGCTCGCCGCCGAGCGGGCCGGAGCCTTTGAACGGCCCGTGGACACCGCAGAGTTGCACGCACCGTTCACCGCGCAGGAAGTCGTCCTGCGCAAGGCCCTGAAGCTCGGCGACGACGTCACGGTCAACCCGTCCGGCGGCGCGCTCGCCGCCAACCCGGTGATGGCCGCGGGCCTGATCCGGCTCGGCGAGGCGGCCGCCCGCATCCACCGGGGCGCCTCGGACCGCGCGCTCGCCCACGCCACGTCCGGCCCCTGCCTGCAGCAGAACCTGGTCGCCGTCCTCGAAGGAGACGCCCGATGA